The proteins below are encoded in one region of Paramisgurnus dabryanus chromosome 2, PD_genome_1.1, whole genome shotgun sequence:
- the LOC135778756 gene encoding uncharacterized protein, translating to MRRGERRKNAQSQIGPRGESKTGYNWITFTTTGENKVHAVHSFKRISRVQSNIKSEDIMGGKLSKKKKGYDVSDPKEKKEEGAVEAVAPSEKKAESPVTEAEAVPQEAAVESVAATVGNEQAASPSKTDSEVKKDNAIPEEPVSATESSTAAPEKPESEAKEQAVTPAAEAPAPVSKALTPEVPAPASEAPAADVTEKPVADVPPAAPEKPVAEKPAAATEEPAAVSEVQVAEEPAVASKEPAVSSEVPVVEEPAFVSKELSATPETPLAEKTAATPEEPAALPEQSVAEKPTPEEPAAVPEATVTEKPEVTPEEPAAVLEATVTEEPAATPEKPVTLAVAPVTEEPAATPEEPAAVSETPVKEEPAATPEEPAAVSETPVKEEPAATPEEPAAVSEGPVTEEPAATPEEPAPVPETPVVVESVTVPESPVNVQESPVAEPPAAVPEEPLSSPPLVSSPVEPVTEQITEEVVEKITNGNEVSTEITEATKAVPEPETVTEAAAPEAVTEAAPVPEPVSEALSKAEVEEAVSSPEKPEPVSETTAPPEATLIQEKPEPSPGPTEPEPTPEQKSTEESIPAIVILESTSSNEISEEVVKLSNGECENAASAEEAVSTPIEVNGKCHEHAPEDPHVDVSEPPAEECVNGVKEEESPQEQSECGLKKDLSVAADIQVPLPVGDMVEVPQ from the exons ATGAG GAGGGGTGAAAGGAGAAAAAACGCCCAGTCGCAGATTGGACCTCGGGGAGAGAGTAAGACTGGGTACAACTGGATCACATTCACTACTACAGGAGAGAATAAAGTGCATGCAGTGCATTCTTTTAAACGGATTTCCAGGGTTCAAAGCAACATAAAATCAG AAGACATCATGGGAGGCAAGCTAAGTAAAAAGAAGAAGGGATATGATGTCAGTGACCctaaagaaaagaaagaggaAGGTGCTGTGGAAGCAGTTGCCCCGTCTGAGAAGAAGGCAGAATCTCCTGTTACTGAAGCAGAAGCAGTGCCTCAAGAGGCTGCAGTAGAAAGTGTAGCAGCCACAGTGGGGAATGAGCAGGCTGCCTCTCCCTCAAAAACAGATTCCGAGGTGAAGAAAGACAATGCTATACCAGAAGAACCAGTGTCTGCGACAGAGTCATCTACTGCTGCGCCAGAGAAACCAGAAAGTGAAGCGAAGGAACAAGCGGTGACACCAGCAGCAGAAGCACCAGCACCTGTATCAAAGGCCCTTACACCAGAGGTGCCAGCACCTGCGTCAGAGGCACCAGCGGCAGACGTAACAGAGAAGCCTGTAGCAGATGTTCCACCAGCTGCACCAGAGAAACCAGTAGCAGAGAAACCTGCTGCTGCAACCGAGGAACCAGCAGCTGTATCTGAAGTCCAAGTGGCAGAGGAACCTGCAGTTGCATCTAAGGAACCAGCAGTTTCATCAGAGGTGCCAGTTGTAGAGGAACCTGCATTTGTATCTAAGGAACTGTCAGCTACACCTGAGACACCATTAGCAGAGAAAACTGCAGCTACACCTGAGGAACCAGCAGCTTTGCCAGAGCAATCTGTGGCAGAAAAACCTACACCTGAGGAACCAGCAGCTGTGCCAGAGGCAACGGTGACAGAGAAACCTGAAGTTACACCTGAGGAACCGGCAGCTGTGCTAGAGGCAACAGTGACGGAGGAACCTGCAGCTACACCTGAGAAACCAGTAACTTTAGCAGTGGCACCAGTGACTGAGGAACCTGCAGCTACACCTGAGGAACCGGCAGCTGTGTCAGAGACACCAGTGAAAGAGGAACCTGCAGCTACACCCGAGGAACCGGCAGCTGTGTCAGAGACACCAGTGAAAGAGGAACCTGCAGCTACACCTGAGGAACCAGCAGCTGTGTCAGAGGGACCAGTGACCGAGGAACCTGCAGCTACACCTGAGGAACCGGCACCTGTGCCAGAGACACCTGTGGTGGTGGAATCTGTAACAGTACCTGAAAGTCCAGTAAATGTGCAGGAGTCACCAGTGGCAGAGCCACCTGCAGCTGTGCCAGAGGAACCACTATCTTCCCCTCCACTTGTATCTTCTCCAGTAGAACCTGTTACAGAACAGATTACTGAGGAAGTAGTTGAGAAGATTACAAATGGCAATGAAGTGTCCACTGAAATCACAGAAGCCACAAAGGCAGTGCCAGAACCAGAGACTGTCACGGAGGCAGCAGCTCCAGAGGCAGTTACTGAGGCTGCCCCAGTGCCTGAGCCTGTTTCCGAAGCCTTGAGTAAGGCAGAGGTAGAGGAAGCTGTGTCTAGTCCAGAGAAACCTGAGCCTGTGTCTGAAACTACTGCACCTCCTGAGGCCACACTAATACAAGAAAAGCCTGAGCCATCCCCAGGGCCAACAGAACCTGAGCCTACACCAGAGCAAAAGAGCACAGAGGAGTCCATCCCTGCGATTGTCATCTTAGAATCAACCTCATCCAATGAGATCTCTGAGGAAGTTGTGAAGCTAAGTAATGGAGAGTGTGAGAATGCTGCTTCAGCCGAGGAGGCTGTATCAACTCCCATTGAAGTAAATGGAAAGTGCCATGAGCACGCACCAGAGGATCCCCACGTGGATGTCTCCGAGCCTCCAGCTGAAGAATGTGTGAACGGTGTGAAGGAAGAGGAATCCCCTCAGGAACAAAGTGAATGTGGACTGAAAAAGGACTTGAGTGTGGCTGCTGACATTCAGGTTCCACTTCCAGTTGGTGACATGGTAGAGGTGCCACAGTGA